CTATGAGCGACGAACTCGACCGCCTGCGCGAGGGCCTGAAGGCCGCTACGCCCGCGCCCGACAATGAAGCGAAGGCCGATGCGCTGGCCCGGGCGATGGAAAACTTCGACCGGCACCAAGAAACGGCCAAGCCTGCGCGTCCCATGTCGGACCGCCCCGAACGGGCGGATGTTCTGACAGGAGTACGCAACATGTTCATGAAACTGACGACCCCGCAGATGCTGGCCGCAACCGCCTCCGCCGCCGCGATCGGTGTCGCGGTCGCGATCTGGCCCGAAGTGAAGCGCGAGACGGGCCTCCCCGGGCCCACGGTGCTGACCGATGCGCCGGCCGATGATCTGCGTCAGGCCGCGCCGAAGGTGTCCGGCGATCCCGTGGGCCGGATGGCCCCGAAGGAGGCTGATGAGGCGACGCAGCGGGAGGAATTCCGCGCCCAGCCGGAATCGGCGACCGATCCGATGGTCATGGCGGAGCCCATGGTCGAGCAGGCCCCAGCCCCCGCGCTCGAGCGGTCGCGTGAAAGCGGGCTCTTCGCCGATGGGGACGTTGCGGGGGTCGCCGCCGTGCCGAGCCGCGAGGCCGTGATAGCGCCCGAACCCGACACTGAGGCCTATCCCGAGGCGGACCCGAACCCCTTGAAGATCGCCGTCGAGGAACCGGTCTCCACGTTCTCCATCGACACCGATACGGCGTCCTACTCCGTCGTCCGGTCGTCGCTCACGAACGGATACCTGCCGCCGAATCAGGCGGTGCGGATCGAGGAGATGGTGAACTACTTCCCCTATGACTACGCGGCGCCGGAGGCGGGCGAGGCCCCCTTCCGCGCCTCGGTCAGCCTGTTCGCAACGCCTTGGAACGCCAACACGCAGCTTCTGCGGATCGGCCTGCAGGGCGAGATGACGGACTTGGACGATCGCCCGCCCTTGAATCTCGTCTTCCTGATCGACACCTCCGGGTCCATGGACGACCCGAAGAAGCTGCCGCTTCTGAAGCAGTCCTTCAGCCTGATGCTCGGCGAGTTGCGCCCCGAGGACCGAGTGGCGATCGTCACCTATGCGGGGTCGGCGGGGCTGGTGCTGGAGCCGACCGAGGCGTCGGATCGCGATACGATCTTCTCCGCGCTCGACCGGCTCGATGCGGGTGGATCGACGGCGGGGCAGGAGGGGCTGCGGCAGGCTTACCAGGTCGCAGAGAGCATGGCCGAGGAGGGCCGGATCGGGCGCATCCTGCTGGCGACGGATGGCGATTTCAACGTCGGCATCCATGACCCGGAGGAGTTGAAGGGCTTCATCGCGAC
The Defluviimonas aquaemixtae DNA segment above includes these coding regions:
- a CDS encoding vWA domain-containing protein — protein: MSDELDRLREGLKAATPAPDNEAKADALARAMENFDRHQETAKPARPMSDRPERADVLTGVRNMFMKLTTPQMLAATASAAAIGVAVAIWPEVKRETGLPGPTVLTDAPADDLRQAAPKVSGDPVGRMAPKEADEATQREEFRAQPESATDPMVMAEPMVEQAPAPALERSRESGLFADGDVAGVAAVPSREAVIAPEPDTEAYPEADPNPLKIAVEEPVSTFSIDTDTASYSVVRSSLTNGYLPPNQAVRIEEMVNYFPYDYAAPEAGEAPFRASVSLFATPWNANTQLLRIGLQGEMTDLDDRPPLNLVFLIDTSGSMDDPKKLPLLKQSFSLMLGELRPEDRVAIVTYAGSAGLVLEPTEASDRDTIFSALDRLDAGGSTAGQEGLRQAYQVAESMAEEGRIGRILLATDGDFNVGIHDPEELKGFIATKRESGTYLSVLGFGRGNLDDATMQALAQNGNGTAAYIDTLSEAQKVLVDQLSGALFPIADDVKIQIEFNPAAVAEYRLIGYETRALAREDFNNDKVDAGEIGAGHQVTALYEITPVGSPARLSDPLRYAEPELAGDVAELGFLKLRYKAPGEARSRLIETPIPAASGEADTDARFAAAIAGMGQLLSESKYLGDWSWDEAIGLANGAKGTDEFGYRAEAVQLMRLAQSLSR